The genomic window TTCAACCTTTTGCTCGTAGTTTTGAAATCAAGGAAGCTTGCTATGGTGCAACTGCGGCTCTTCACTATGCTAAGTTACATGTAGAAAATTCTCCTAAATCAAAGGTTCTGGTGCTTGCTAGTGATATTGCAAGATATGGTGTCGAAACTCCTGGAGAACCAACTCAAGGTGCAGGATGTGTTGCTATGTTAATTAGCCAAAATCCACGTGTGATGATTTTCAACAATGATAATGTTGCACAAACTCGTGATATCATGGATTTTTGGCGTCCAAACTATTCGACAACACCATTTGTAAATGGGGTTTACTCAACGCAACAATATCTTGATAGTTTAAAAACGACTTGGGAAGAGTATCAAAAGCGTTATGACTGTAATTTGAACGATTTTGAGGCTGTATGTTTCCACTTACCTTATCCGAAGCTAGCTCTCAAGGGTTTGAAGAAAATTCTCGACAAATCCTTGCCTCAAGAGAAGAAGGACTTGCTTCAAAAGCACTTTGATGAATCTATTATTTATAGCCAAAAAGTTGGGAACATTTATACAGGTTCACTCTTCTTAGGTCTCTTGTCTCTTCTTGAAAATTCTGATAGTCTTAAAGCAGGAGACAAGATTGCTCTCTATAGCTACGGAAGTGGTGCTGTATCTGAGTTCTTCAGTGTGGAATTGGTTGAAGGCTATGAAAAGCAATTGCAGAAAGGTCGTTTAGATTTGCTAGACCAACGCCAGTCTGTGAGTGTCGCTGATTATGAACGAATCTTCTTTGAGGAAGCAAACTTGGATGAGTCAGGTTCTGCAACCATGTCTGGCTATGAGGGACAGGACTATGCTCTGGTTGAGATTGTAGAACACCAACGTCGCTACAGCAAGGTTGAAAAATAATGAAAAA from Streptococcus sp. oral taxon 061 includes these protein-coding regions:
- a CDS encoding hydroxymethylglutaryl-CoA synthase, which codes for MTIGIDKIGFATSQYVLKLQDLAETRGIDPEKLSKGLLLKELSIAPLTEDIVTLAASAGNSILTEEEKQEIDMVIVATESGIDQSKAAAVFVHGLLGIQPFARSFEIKEACYGATAALHYAKLHVENSPKSKVLVLASDIARYGVETPGEPTQGAGCVAMLISQNPRVMIFNNDNVAQTRDIMDFWRPNYSTTPFVNGVYSTQQYLDSLKTTWEEYQKRYDCNLNDFEAVCFHLPYPKLALKGLKKILDKSLPQEKKDLLQKHFDESIIYSQKVGNIYTGSLFLGLLSLLENSDSLKAGDKIALYSYGSGAVSEFFSVELVEGYEKQLQKGRLDLLDQRQSVSVADYERIFFEEANLDESGSATMSGYEGQDYALVEIVEHQRRYSKVEK